The Scomber scombrus chromosome 19, fScoSco1.1, whole genome shotgun sequence DNA window TTTTGGGTTTACGGTTCAAACCTGCTGTTTAAGCGTGTTAAGTGCATCAAGAATGAGAACCGGGCTATCAGCTGTTAGGACGTTCCAACGCGATGCCAGAAAGCTCAACCTCCGAGCTGATGTGGGAGTGTGAAAGCTGGTGTCCACTCCCACccgaagcagcagcaggaggaaaaaaaacacgaaAACAGCCGAGGTGATGTCCACTGGTCGTCACGGCGACAAGGTGTTTCGTCAGTGAGCCTGCGAGACGACGGTCTGGCAGCGTGGGCACATGCAGTCTGCTGTCTCGGCGGTGTAGCGGCGGCATCGAGGGCAGCGGGGGGTGGACGTGGGCACCGCTGCTATACTGTAGGCGCTGTCCTCCCGGATAACaccacctaacacacacacacacacacacacagttttacagGTCTGCAGCTGTATTTAAGTGCTAATGATGATCATGCATGTTAGTAAATGTATCTATTATTATCGTGAGTGGTGCTAATGCTCCTCACCCTCCAGGTTGATGAGGAAGCTGCCTTGTTTCAGCAGGGCGTCGGGGGGCAGGTCGCGGGGCAGCTGGCCGCTCAGGTTGACCCGCGCTGCCATCATCAGCTCAGCCAGctgggaggaggtggaggtgggctCCTCTTGGAGAGACTAGAAAACAAATCActctaattaaaatgttttaatttaaaaggcaTGGTCGAGTGAACATGCAGTAACTTCCTGTGTCCTACCTCCATGAGTTCAAACATCAGACCGGGCTCGATGGCGATGCTGAGGTCGTACTGAGCCGCGTTCTTGCCCGGGATGGACGACAGGAAGGAGTCCCTGATGGCGCACgccccctccaccacctcctccaacCCCGGTCGCCTCCACACAGAGCTGCTCTTGATCCAGCCGCTCCTGAATAGCGTCTCCTCTTCTGCAGACACAATTAGAAAAGGCAGCTTATCTACAGCCTTGAACAATGCTAAATATCAACTTCTAAAGCATCAGATGAAGCTAAACATACTGTCATGTCCTGGTGCATATGCATAGACCTCTTCCGCTAGATGTGGCAGGATGGGAGCGATGGATCTGGTCAGCCCATCCAGGATTTCCTCCAAGGCGGTCTGACATGATCTTCTGCCCAGTGAGTCTTCTGGATCACAGTACAACCTGAgagacagaggcacaatgaagaaacatgaaatcttaaggtttttatttatagttttatatagTTTAACCCCAACCTTAATATCCAATCCCACAACCAAACAGGCtacaacaatacatttaaaatatatgataATAAATCATAAGACTTggtatattaaaacaaataaattacttACAAATACACCTAagaatacaataaatatctgcagtaatttgaaaaaacactataaactataaaatgaCATCCACATGTTATATTTGATTTTCTCTAGTTTTAAATGATGTGATATCTCTCAGCCACCTGGAATGAGAAGTGTGCTTTGGATTTTTTCAGTTATACAAGATAAGACAATAAGATATGGGGCTGACAAGTAGGTAAATGCAACAGCATTGTAAATATTCATACAATATCCTTATTGTGTGGTTTAACACTAAAAATGCCTCTTAAAAGAATTTGCTTCAAATCTATCAGAGATTTAAAGATTGGTCCCAGAATGACCAAAGCATGTGAATGAGAGTATCTGGAGACAGTTTACATCTGGATAATGTGATCATAGACTTAGTTTCagtattaaatatgaattaaagaTGTGTGAGGTTAAAGGAGACTCAAAGTGAAGAAGGTGCAGATAAACACAGTGTAGGAACTGTGTTTTCTAGCTGTTACCTGTCTTTAATGATGCTGAAGTAAAAGCTGGAGAGATCTCTGGAGATGAAGGCTTGCAGGATGCGGATGACCCTGCCTGCATCAAACTCACTGTAGGCGTCTGTCAcctgcaaatacacacacacacacacacatatatatttcagTGGTTTTATTTCAGTCAAATGAAGTAGCATGGACTGGAACAAGGTAGGTAACTCTAAACACACCTTGATGCTGTACTCGCGCAGCAGGTGCAGCATGTACTGGTCGATGTAGTACATCTCTTTGGCGTCCACGGCTTGAACTCGAGGGTCGAAGCCTTTCAGGTTACCGAGGAGGAACTTCAGAGTGTTCCTcaactgacagagagagagaaagagaaagaagagcagTTAGTAGCATTCATGAAAGAATAACCACTCAATTGAACTAAGTGCTTTTTTGTACTTCACCGGTACCTTGCCGATGCTATCTTTGGCTGAGTTTAGCACAGTGGGCCCGATCTGAACCTCAGAGAATATGTTGGACTCTGCCACCCACCAGCGCAGCACGTCTACCCCGTACGCTGGACAACTGGAGTCCTGACAAAAGGAAAGAGGGGCAGGTTGTGTGGGAGGGAAACAACGCTGTCAGTAAATAAGACTTATTGTTTAGATGAATGAATTGTTAATGGTGGTTGgtgttaaaaacagtaataagtGAAAGCCATGAGATGTTAAGATTGAGTGCACCCTCAAAAAAATCATACTATCTTCAACAATTAAAGGGTCAATACACcaaacaaaaatttaaaaaaccgTATACTTTTCCCACTTCCTTCCTATTTCCATTACTGGTTAATTTGCTGGTTATTTTatccattcatctttttgtctgttaaatgtcagaaaatagtgaaaaataaccCTGATCATCTTTTAGAGCTCATGGTGATgacttcaaatgtgttttatctgcTCAACAGTCTAAAGCTGTTACTGTTAACTAACTGACTGAAAaagttatttgattatcaatatagttgctgattaatatCCTGCTGATTGacgatcaattaatcaactaatcgttgcagGTCTGCTGGCAACATTTCAGAgcatttcagtttaatttaccAAAAGTGTGACAATAAAGGAAGTTCCATTCacctctgtttttatttaagtttggcaggaacaaagagaaaaaaaacaataattatggCTACACATAACTACGAATCAAATATGGTTTATtgtgatttgggtgaactgaccctttaaattTCAGAAAGGTTGCTTTTTAATGAATACAATATTCAGTTCAGATCATTGCAGACTTTCCAAGGAGCCTTAAACACTCACCTTCCCTCCATTAATGACTGTATCAGGATCCACAACGTTCCCCAGAGACTTGGACATCTTCTCTCCCTTCTCACTGATAGTAAAGCCATGGACCACCAgagatctacacacacacacacacacacacacacacacacacacacacacacacacacacacacacacacacacacacacacacacacacacacacacacacacacacacacacacacacacatcaagatCAAAGCCCGAGATAATTTGTCCAGAGATGCAGATAATtctcacattttttattgttgcagATACAGTTCTTGCAGTCCTCCAGATACTTCTCTCCTCAAAACATCCCTTGTATGAGTTGATAATGGACTggacttttctagtcttttgaccactcaaagcacttctacactacaagtcacattcacccattcacacacacatacatacactgatgacaggggcaACCACGTAGGATGCCAACCTgcaggaaactaacattcactcacacattcacacactgttggcgcagccatcaggagcaatttgttGTTAAGTATCttgggaatcgaaccaccgatcTAGTGGATGACCCGCTCTACCCACTGAATACCCTGTTGGGTAGTGTCTCAAAAAATGTTATGCTAGTGCAGATGTTATAGCTGAGGTTTGGTAGTTATAGAAATATAAGCATTTTTCCTGCTAAAccctttttcatttaaaaaaggaaacctaaatttacaaatataaaatgttaaatcttaACACAAACAGCTGTACAAGAATTTTGCCTGAATAATTGTCTCATATTAACATAAATATGATTCAAATCAGGGCCATCGGTGGTAAATAAACACACCCAAAACTACTAATTCCTGTGTATTTAAGCAGCAGATTTAGGTGTTTAGTTTTGATACACTGTGCTATAGACACCCTGATGACACATCTGTTCCTCAGAGTGAACACAGCAGCCTGTGCATGGGGGACACTCACTTGTAAGGCGCTTTGTTCCTCATGGCGACACTGGTTAGCAGCGAGGATTGAAACCAGCCTCCGATCTGATCCTTCCCCTCCACGTATGCATCTGCTCTGGAGTCTGACTCTGCAGGAAGAAAAGAGCTCAGTTCAGTTATTTCTACACTTCAACCACAAAAATAACCCCATAAAGAACatggttagtgtgtgtgtgaagacttCATCCACAGAGGACAGAAATATCTGGAAAAGACATGAGAGGTCAGCCAGTGTTAGTTGGGGAAGTTGCCCCGATGCATCCTGTGTACAAGTCATCTTTATACTCATGATGGTTTAGAGGCTTCACATAGACAGCCAGATGTTTGTAACATGGCATCAGTTGCCCCTCTCCACCCTGAATCCATCCACAATCCACAGTGAGGCAGCACAGATAGCAAAGAAGTGCAGAGTTTGGGTCAATcctggaaaaagaaacaaactgttCTCCCAAACTAGGGGCTCTGTCTAAATCCTGCATGCAGCAGAGAGAGTAAAGGAAAGAGAACGGTTGAGATTCATGCTGCCATACAGAGTTCCTCATCATCTCCTACTTCCATGTccaatatttataaatattccTCATAGCACGTTCAAATGCTTACTGAAGGTGAATGTTTAATTGTAGTCATCATCAGCTGCTAGAGAGTTGCTGTGACTTTCAGTAGCAGAGTGACAAAGTTCATCTGGCAAGCGTTGGTATCGTGGAACATTTCCCAACTCATAATTTCACCTTAACCGAGAGCATTTGAAGGTACAGCGAGGAAGAAGAACTAGATATTGAGAGACAACAGGTATAAAAGCctgagaaacaaagagagagggacaaAGACACATTGGCAGACGAGGGGTTGCTGTGTCAGCCAGTAGGCGGGTGGTCAGATAACCTGTGACGAGGGGTTTGCGTAGCGGAGCAGGGAGCCAGCTGAGACGTGACTCAGTCTCCTCAGACTCTCCCTCCATCACCTCTGGAAATGACAACACAACCAAAAACAATGGAGAACATGTCTACTTTATAGCAGCTCATAATCTGCTGACTCACAACCTGTTTTATAATACGACTGAGAGTCCACAACCATGCTAGCAAGTACAGCTCTGACTTTTGTAGCTTAGTCTAACtattttcaaaaatgatgaGACAAGACTCTGGACTTCAAATCAGACATGCTTCTTCAGTGAATATAAAGAAACCATACATGTTAGCTTGTGGCGACTGCTAACAAACAACATCTAGTGCTAACTCTTAGCTTCTAAATTTAGCTTCTAAATGATGAATTACTATGTAAATCACACTTTCTAATGTTCttttaattcaatatttacCATATTAACTGTGTTACATCAATTATCAATTTATTAACAACTgttatgaaataaaattatCATTTAATAAAGTACAACACTGACAAATGCTAATGTCTGACAATAACAATGCTAATGTTTGGCAGGTATAACATAGATATAGTTAAGCATGTTATCATGCTAACATTCGCTAGTTTAGCTTCTAAATTGAACTTctaatttattaatgaatatgtaaatgaaaatgtgtaatattcttttaattcaatattttccATATTAACTGTCTTACATGCATTATCAACTTAATAAACgttatgaaataaaatgatcatcAAATGAAatcacaacactgacataaatGCTAATGTCTGACAATAACatgaatgctaacatgctgatgtttagctgCTATAACGCAGGTATAGTTTAGCATGTTATCATGCTAGCATTCGCTAATTAGCCCTACACACAAAGTTGGGAAGGGAATGTTATTAGTCTAtagatatttggtcataaaccaacaTTTTGGACAAATGAATATTCTGACCTGAGGATGGCGCTACATGAAACTTCAGGAGATCACTAAAGAGATTACAATTTATTATGAGGGGGACATGAAGGTCTGAAAGTTTCATGACAACTAATccaacacatttcatttgaaaacCTCTATAAAACCTAATGGTGGTGCTGGAGAGAACCCCAAGGTTATAGgcattcatcctctgggaatcATGCTTGTCTATGCAGAACTTGTAGATGTTAAAGTATAATGTAGTCACTGGATGGACCTGCTGTTGGCGCTACATGagaagtcagaggatcaccaaagccAGTAGAATTCATCCTCTGGACACCATGAATGTCTAAATTTCACAGCAATTAATCCACAACagatgagatatttcagtttgactAACCAACATCTCCATTACTACAACCACACTGCTATCATGGTCAAACAATTGTACTTGGGTATTCAAAATTTCCACAAAACAAGTAAATTATTTTTCCAGTTACAACATCACTGCCTCTAACTTCGCTGGATAAAATAACTGTTATAATGAACGATTTCACAGTAATGAGACAGAAGTGTGGCAGTGTATCTGTGATGAAAATGCCTTCACTGATTTTACTGTCTGCAGTTCTAGTAACATTGAATTAAAAACACGTGTGACCCTGAATGCTGAGACTGCATGACTTGCTAATCCATGTTTGTGGTCAGCAAACTAGTGCTTTTACTAATGATACTCTGCAAAACAACTTAGTTGGGATGGTGGACTACGTAAGACGGGTGTAAGTAGCTTTCCTACAATAAAACTAATGAAAGGAGAATTAACTGGTCAGCAACCCTGATCCAGTATCTAACTGATGAAGGGGACAAAAATATTAGTGCTGCTGATTCCACTAAAACATATCCAAATTCATATGAATCAACATGATTTGCATGAAGAGATTTCAGGTGTACCTTCTAGTACAGCAGCCCATGATGCTCCACTGTCAAACCAGATGTCCAGCACGTCCTCTCCACGAACATAGTCAGTGACTGGACCTGCTTTACTCTGatagacacacacgcacacacacacacacacacacacacacatacacgaaAGTTGACGTTAACTGTCAGTGTCAATCAAATGACAGTTAGATGTACAGTACTGTGGGTTTATGGGGTGTTTGCTGAAAATGTCTACTTGAAACTTTCTGTATGTAACAACTGTACAGAGTGAAGACTCAATCATGTGGTAAATATAGgagtaaatataaaatgaaattaaagttcATTTCAAAGTTCAACTTTGACGTGCAAATCCACACAACTGACCTTAGTCATCTTGACATTTTAAGAGCCAAAATGGAGGAAGCTATCATGGCTTATTTGCTGTGCTTCACCACCCACACCACTTATTATACCTATACACAATTATACTCTTggcagaatgaaaaaaaacacctaaatagttttaataattataatattaatcaAAATAGAGGATTACACTGTCTATACACTTATTTTGTGGTCCATATCACCTAATGAATCAGTGATACTGCTTCTAACTAACCCATCAGTTCTAACTTAATATCACCTTAACAAATACAAACTCACCTTCTTTATCACGTCTGCTGGCAGCAAAGTCTCAATAGGAAGCTCCCACCAACAGTCACTGCCCTTTTCTTTGAAGAGCTCTGCTATATGGGacactgtgtgtctgcagaggCCAGAGACAGGAAGAACGTTTAGTATATAACatattagtgtgtttgtgtgtgacagacaaTGTTTTATCTCTAAAAATGTGACCGTGTGTATCCAATAAATGTGTCTGAGCcagtgtgtctgcatgtttggGCTTACTTGTTGATGAGCGGCTCTCCGGTCTCTTTGTGGTAGAACACTGGTATAGGGACGCCCCAGCTTCTCTGTCTGGAGATGCACCAGTAGGTCCGTCTGTCCAGCATGGCTAACAAGCTTCCCCGCGCTGACTCTGGCAAAATACGCACCTTCTGCAGCGCATCCTGCaccaacacatgcacacatgtaaaaTGCATCACTCTCTTGAAACCCAGGAACAGACTATGTTTTTTTCCAGCAAAAAGGAGctcaacaaaaatgtatcaGCTTTACCTTGGCCTTGTCTTTGAGTGAGGCTGTGTTAATGAACCACTGTTTACTGGGCCTGATGACGACTGGCTGCTTGGTCCTCCAGTCGTACGGGTAGCTGTGGACACACTGCTCCTCTTTCACCAAAGCCCCGCACTCCTTCAGCATGGAAATCACTACAACGGGCAGTCAGGTGATCACAtaaacataacaacaacaaaacatgcagataaatgtgaaaaaaaacaaaaaactttcaTCCATGTTATGTGCATCTTTCAACATATACGCATTACCTTTTTCAGTGCCCTCACTCATCACAGACAGATCCTTCAGCTCAGGGCCGGCCAGCTCAGTGAACTTGCCATCCTCATCCACCATACACTCCTTAGGtgacagaaaaacatacaaactatTTAATAAAAATTCACTATTTTGAGTTTACTGGGATGAATTCAGCACCCTATCAAAACCTCATACAGTAGCTATTAAATAAATAGCTTAAAACTTACTatgaaacattcattttattagggctgcaaccaaGGATTATTTTACTGATtggttaattattaatttaatgtataatttgttttttaatatttaaaaaaggccAATCTTAAGTTGCCAGAGCCCAAAGTAACATCCtcatattgcttgttttgttctttCATCAATTCAAAAGCCGAATTTTAATTATTCAACTTACAATACAAACAGAGAAATGCAGTAAATCCTCACACTTTggaatatattataaaaaaaaataatttaaaaacatattatctTTAACAGCACAAACAACATGCTTTTCTTTACTCCCAACGTACCACAGACAGTTTAAACTGTGACGCCACGCTATAATCATCCATGCCGTGAGCTGGCGCTGTGTGGACCAATCCTGTTCCTTTCCCCATAGTCACATGATTGGCCGGCAGTAGCGGCACTTCTTTGTCGGGTATCGTGGGATGTTTGCAGACCCCGCCTTCAAGTTGGGACCCTtggagaaaaaagacagggaAATATTAAGACTCACCCTAAAGActcttttgtgtatgtgtgtgtgtatgtgtgtgtgtgtgtgtgtgtgtgtgtgtgtgtgtgtgtgtgtgtgtatgagcattACCTGTGTATGTGCCTACACTCTCCAGCTCTGTGCCCAGCAGTGTTGCCATGCTAGCTATACGCTCAGTGGCCACTAAAAGCAGCTGAGAGTTGTCAGTCCTCTTCACCACAGAGTACctgcaaatagaaaaaaagtcacTTACTGAAGCCTTCCAAATGTAATTCTACAttcacattatattttataattatccTATTAGGAATAAGAAGGTACCACAACTAGTATTTTAACTTCAATGAATAATTACAGTATTAATCTAATGACAGTTGAATTACTATAAGCAAAGAAGCCCATCAGTAAGGGACTGTAAGCCTCTTTCCAGGTTGAAGTAagaacattaacaatggctccatTCCTAAAGTGCCTCAGTAAGCTGGTCCAGTGAATAAAATCtagttattattaatgttattgatTTCAGCAGTGTTATTCCTGCTGGGAGGAGTGAAAAATGGTATGCatctatattcatatattttcagatatagttgtgtttttttacataatttttaAGCAGCACTGAAATGTTTAACTCTCAAATAGTGACATCATAATCCAGCAGAAGCCTCAGACTGTCAGGCCCTGTTGAACactaacaaataaacacattttgacatgtaGCAGGAAAAGCGCAGGTGTGAATAATCTAATTAACGAcggctgcttcagtggttgctGTCACACAGTCCTGACTTACTGCAACGCATAAATAGAACGGAGCCATTGTTAATGCCATTAGTAACACCTGCACTTTCCATACAATGACAAGTCAACATGCTTTAATGGCAAAACACAAGGAGAGAAAGTTGTTCTTCCACTGCAATTAAAGATAccgcttttattttgaaaatctgGAAAAACTCACTTGACTATTTCTCTGCTCTTTCTGATCTAAAACCAAATGTACTGCAGCAACAAGCAATTAACTACTGCAATTAAAgataacacttttattttgaaaatctaGAAAAGTCACTTTActttttctctgctcctcctTATCTCAAAACAAATGTACTGCATCAACAACCAATGTACACAAGCAATTAACTACTGCAATTAAACATagaacttttattttgaaaatctgGAAAAGTCACTAACTATTTCTTTGCTCCTTCTGATCTCAAACCAAAAAACTCAGGGCTGATGGGAAATGCAGTTTAGGTTTTAAGACATCATTAGTGTGAGAAAATGCCTCATCAGTAATTACATATTCTATTATTACATAGACTGAGGTAGTGCAGTTAATGATGATAAGTGCACTTTAGAGTAATGAAAGTTGGAGCCTTGGCTGACAGCAGAGAGCTGAGCTTGACTGACTGAGACTGTGTTAATGTCATTTAGTGGTGCTGGTTCTTACTGGGCGTTGGGCATGTAGCAGACGGCCTGGTTGGCAGGAATAGTCCACGGCTGGGTGGTCCACACCAACACAGAGACACCGCTCAGATCTGCTGATGTACACAAACCagacacaaacgcacacacagtgTCAGAAATCTTCACTTTAAAACACTCCGAATTACCTGTACCTGTATGTATTAGCATTACCTGCTTCTGAGGCTATGTTAGGAGGCAGTGTGACCAGGGGGAATGTGGCATAGATGGCCCTGCTCACATGCTCGGGGTTGTACTCCAACTCTGCTTCCGCTAGGGCCGTTCTAGAGAGGAAGAGACACGGAATTTAAGCATAAACAAGGAgcgaaaacaaaaaaatgtacaaaagttaATCTAGTACCTTGATGATGGAGACCAGAAGACTGGCTTATAGTCCTGGTAGATGAGCCCCTGAAACACAATCAAGTAGAAAAACCATGTCAGACTGAAGAAAAACTAATTATATCCAGTACAGATGTACCACTGAGAGGCAGAAGTCAGCTGGTTTAACATTATTATAGCTGTTACTAATGTTACTATTTAGATGAATAGTTATTGAAGCTCTTCAGTCTGGTTAAGCATCTTTGCCCACCTTGCTGTGCATATCCTGGAAGACATTGAGCTGAGCCCCCTCATAGGCTCCATCAAACGTGTAGTAACACTGGTCCCAGTCAGCCATCACCCCCCAGCGTTGGAAAGCAGCCTTCTGACGAGCTATGGCCCCCTCTGCAAATTCCCGCGCTGGGtgggataaaaaaataaaacattacagcagCTGCAGAACTAACAGAGCTCACATTCAACCagccttcttcctcctctccctctttacCTTTCTGTCTGATCTGCAGAGGACTGAGGCCGCTGGTCCCCAGCTCTCCCAGAGCCTTCAGCTCGATAGGCAGGCCGTGACAGTCCCAGCCTGGGATGTAGTGGACCTGTCGCCCCCTCAGCATCTCAAAACGGTTGCGGATGTCTTTCAGGATCTGGATCGGACAAGATAAGAGTGGATTGGATGATGACGGACAGTGTTTGAGCTGCTGTTAGATGCTGGATTctgacaatgacaaaaaaaaaatgtaataaaaatgactaCCTTGTTGAGTGCATGTCCTACATGAGGGTCTCCATTGGCGTACGGAGGTCCGTCATGAAGGCAGAACTCCTTTTTggctttcctctctttctgccaGGTGTACAACTCTGCAAATCCACACTCCTACAAAGCAGTCCACAGGTAGAGAGGGTttatgttgtgatttggcacaaAGCATCACGACTATGAGGCAATCTGTAACCATGATTATCTATCAAAACAGGATGTGTTGTAGAAATGTAACCCAGCACTGTATTTCACCCACAGAGCCTTACACATTAGTTTCAGTCAGTCTCAATATGAGGTTGTAAGAGCTAAACACATGTGATGCATGCCGAAGTGAAGACTGTACTgtaaacataatataatattttaaattatttgctACAACGCGTGTTCTGCCATCtacaagaaagaagaaaattaatttgacagttttttgaATGGAGTCTGGTCAGCCTCTTATATATCCTTATACCTGCTGGATCTGGAGCTCTCTGTCCAGAAGCTTCTGTCCGGTCAGCTTCATGGGGAAGTCAGTCCGGGGCAGGAGCACTGTGTCTCGGTACAGGCCCTGAGCAGAACCGGCCTCTGCGGGCTGAGCGTTACCTTCTCCTGAACTGACAGCACACCAGCGGCCGGTGCTGAAGGAGACAGCCCGCTGGAGGAGGCCGTCTCCCCGCTGTGACCTCCGTCCCCATCTCGCTAGAGTCTGGCCCACTGCCGAAACCCGGCACAGCagcatgaagaggaggaggctcTGTGGTCAATAGCTGAAATAAATAGCTAAAAACTAGCTAACTGTTTCACTTGTTGTGACAATGTGCAGGTCTCTTGTTGGTATGTTCCACCTTCTTACAATGCTGTGTTTCTTCCGGAAGAAATATTAGAGAGGACAACTACGGCAAGCCAGTGGGTTCAGTCGCAGTAGCGTTTTTAAAACTAATGTGATGAACGACGCTGGAACGATATTTAAAGAGTGATTCCCCCTTTTTAATCACTTATAAGTGAATACGTGTAAGCCTCAATTTCCTTAACACTGCTTACTTACATTTAGAtttgttaaacatttattgtatttgtgaacaaaaaaaaccctacttaGACTGGTCAAATCTGGACTATTAACAAGGTCTGATCTTCATCAGCAAAATGAAAGCATCATAAACCTGAAAGTGATATTAAACAGCATTAAGGCTTTTGCTACGATGCCTCACACTTTCTCAAACATGTAAAAGATGCAAAGACAGAGAATCAGCTGCTAAACAtcaatatatatcaatatatgcCCAAACTTTTCCTTAACTGTA harbors:
- the iars2 gene encoding isoleucine--tRNA ligase, mitochondrial isoform X1, yielding MLLCRVSAVGQTLARWGRRSQRGDGLLQRAVSFSTGRWCAVSSGEGNAQPAEAGSAQGLYRDTVLLPRTDFPMKLTGQKLLDRELQIQQECGFAELYTWQKERKAKKEFCLHDGPPYANGDPHVGHALNKILKDIRNRFEMLRGRQVHYIPGWDCHGLPIELKALGELGTSGLSPLQIRQKAREFAEGAIARQKAAFQRWGVMADWDQCYYTFDGAYEGAQLNVFQDMHSKGLIYQDYKPVFWSPSSRTALAEAELEYNPEHVSRAIYATFPLVTLPPNIASEAADLSGVSVLVWTTQPWTIPANQAVCYMPNAQYSVVKRTDNSQLLLVATERIASMATLLGTELESVGTYTGSQLEGGVCKHPTIPDKEVPLLPANHVTMGKGTGLVHTAPAHGMDDYSVASQFKLSVECMVDEDGKFTELAGPELKDLSVMSEGTEKVISMLKECGALVKEEQCVHSYPYDWRTKQPVVIRPSKQWFINTASLKDKAKDALQKVRILPESARGSLLAMLDRRTYWCISRQRSWGVPIPVFYHKETGEPLINKHTVSHIAELFKEKGSDCWWELPIETLLPADVIKKSKAGPVTDYVRGEDVLDIWFDSGASWAAVLEESDSRADAYVEGKDQIGGWFQSSLLTSVAMRNKAPYKSLVVHGFTISEKGEKMSKSLGNVVDPDTVINGGKDSSCPAYGVDVLRWWVAESNIFSEVQIGPTVLNSAKDSIGKLRNTLKFLLGNLKGFDPRVQAVDAKEMYYIDQYMLHLLREYSIKVTDAYSEFDAGRVIRILQAFISRDLSSFYFSIIKDRLYCDPEDSLGRRSCQTALEEILDGLTRSIAPILPHLAEEVYAYAPGHDKEETLFRSGWIKSSSVWRRPGLEEVVEGACAIRDSFLSSIPGKNAAQYDLSIAIEPGLMFELMESLQEEPTSTSSQLAELMMAARVNLSGQLPRDLPPDALLKQGSFLINLEGGVIREDSAYSIAAVPTSTPRCPRCRRYTAETADCMCPRCQTVVSQAH
- the iars2 gene encoding isoleucine--tRNA ligase, mitochondrial isoform X2 — translated: MLLCRVSAVGQTLARWGRRSQRGDGLLQRAVSFSTGRWCAVSSGEGNAQPAEAGSAQGLYRDTVLLPRTDFPMKLTGQKLLDRELQIQQECGFAELYTWQKERKAKKEFCLHDGPPYANGDPHVGHALNKILKDIRNRFEMLRGRQVHYIPGWDCHGLPIELKALGELGTSGLSPLQIRQKAREFAEGAIARQKAAFQRWGVMADWDQCYYTFDGAYEGAQLNVFQDMHSKGLIYQDYKPVFWSPSSRTALAEAELEYNPEHVSRAIYATFPLVTLPPNIASEADLSGVSVLVWTTQPWTIPANQAVCYMPNAQYSVVKRTDNSQLLLVATERIASMATLLGTELESVGTYTGSQLEGGVCKHPTIPDKEVPLLPANHVTMGKGTGLVHTAPAHGMDDYSVASQFKLSVECMVDEDGKFTELAGPELKDLSVMSEGTEKVISMLKECGALVKEEQCVHSYPYDWRTKQPVVIRPSKQWFINTASLKDKAKDALQKVRILPESARGSLLAMLDRRTYWCISRQRSWGVPIPVFYHKETGEPLINKHTVSHIAELFKEKGSDCWWELPIETLLPADVIKKSKAGPVTDYVRGEDVLDIWFDSGASWAAVLEESDSRADAYVEGKDQIGGWFQSSLLTSVAMRNKAPYKSLVVHGFTISEKGEKMSKSLGNVVDPDTVINGGKDSSCPAYGVDVLRWWVAESNIFSEVQIGPTVLNSAKDSIGKLRNTLKFLLGNLKGFDPRVQAVDAKEMYYIDQYMLHLLREYSIKVTDAYSEFDAGRVIRILQAFISRDLSSFYFSIIKDRLYCDPEDSLGRRSCQTALEEILDGLTRSIAPILPHLAEEVYAYAPGHDKEETLFRSGWIKSSSVWRRPGLEEVVEGACAIRDSFLSSIPGKNAAQYDLSIAIEPGLMFELMESLQEEPTSTSSQLAELMMAARVNLSGQLPRDLPPDALLKQGSFLINLEGGVIREDSAYSIAAVPTSTPRCPRCRRYTAETADCMCPRCQTVVSQAH